One Pseudomonadota bacterium genomic window carries:
- a CDS encoding HD domain-containing protein, with product MKKDIFINNITRENMEVNDSFMVIKKGIFSSKNNTKYMSVELKDKTGKIEGKIWDNADIFNKLFEKNDIVSIKAKSRFYQGKPQLTINDIRKAEHNLALDNMRDFFAESEAGIDLLKEEYYKVIDQLKEPHIVSLFSVLNNRKDTLEKFFLYPASIGVHHVYMGGLLEHSLSLVKMGMHASKIIGGDMDIIIAGSLLHDIGKVEEIEMRGGFKYSDRGRLLGHITLGVIMLEEYIKDIPGFPAHIADVLAHIIISHHGVEEWGSPKKPMSLEALMVHYLDNLDAKVMGVKEHMRDNMEDEKWTEYHKLYESRFYKLPER from the coding sequence ATGAAAAAAGATATATTCATTAACAATATTACCAGAGAAAACATGGAGGTTAATGATTCCTTCATGGTTATCAAAAAAGGTATTTTCTCAAGCAAAAATAATACAAAATATATGAGTGTAGAGTTGAAAGATAAGACGGGTAAGATAGAAGGTAAGATCTGGGATAATGCAGATATATTCAATAAACTTTTTGAGAAAAATGATATCGTATCAATCAAGGCAAAATCGAGGTTCTATCAGGGCAAGCCTCAACTTACCATAAACGATATCCGAAAGGCCGAACACAACCTTGCGTTAGACAATATGCGGGATTTTTTTGCAGAGAGCGAGGCAGGGATTGATCTCCTTAAAGAGGAATATTATAAGGTTATTGATCAATTAAAGGAACCCCATATTGTTTCGCTGTTTTCTGTTTTAAATAACAGGAAAGATACGTTGGAAAAATTCTTTCTTTACCCGGCATCAATAGGGGTTCATCATGTATACATGGGAGGGTTGCTCGAACATTCTTTATCATTAGTCAAAATGGGAATGCATGCTTCAAAAATAATCGGAGGCGACATGGACATCATTATCGCCGGGTCGCTTCTGCATGATATAGGAAAAGTTGAAGAAATTGAAATGAGGGGCGGTTTTAAGTATTCAGACAGGGGAAGACTTTTAGGACATATCACGCTCGGTGTTATAATGCTTGAAGAATATATAAAAGATATTCCCGGGTTTCCGGCTCATATTGCAGATGTGCTTGCCCACATTATCATCAGTCATCATGGAGTAGAGGAGTGGGGATCACCAAAAAAGCCTATGTCTTTAGAAGCACTTATGGTACACTATCTGGACAATCTTGATGCAAAGGTAATGGGTGTAAAGGAACACATGAG